A window of Cryptomeria japonica chromosome 3, Sugi_1.0, whole genome shotgun sequence contains these coding sequences:
- the LOC131048036 gene encoding serine/threonine-protein kinase D6PKL2 has protein sequence MATSRSSEANFKQSCKPASFQAPGSSSIKNISVEGITEALDATSLKQTAIVGTSRIQEAGPKKQKLKDVGISRVPEAAHQKPPLKGAVNNPLFEAGSLQSPTVKCGTRVESVTQGTARSTMKHSSRETSETRNLNLAIDESMIPQNTKADHTNQLPRANGTQSLEAKKLKHSPRGCMDISKVTGASSVTGTSASSACCNSQKAEGVCHSPEGLSPVGFSEQNKGSSEGDEKGTWDASLPTSSSFSPHNSSDSTGVMTAPSSVKNSSSAKLSDGTSSVANSIPKTSESAKVSEKGDFIESAKSSVCRGSNSSGVSDESTCSSLSSSANKPHKSNDPRWESIRAVRMRDGILGLSHFRLLKKLGCGDIGSVYLSELSGTRCYFAMKVMDKGSLASRKKLLRAQTEREILQSLDHPFLPTLYTHFETDRFSCLVMEYCPGGDLHTLRQRQPGKHFSEQAVRFYVAEVLLALEYLHMLGVVYRDLKPENVLVREDGHIMLSDFDLSLRCVVSPTLVKSSSVDVELSKKIPAYCVQPACIEPSCVQPVCVQPSCIQPTCFVPRLFPSKSKKIRKPKNDVGNQVTPLPELIAEPTSARSMSFVGTHEYLAPEIIKGEGHGSAVDWWTFGIFLYELMFGKTPFKGSGNRATLFNVVGQPLRFPESPTVSFAARDLIRGLLVKEPQHRLAFKRGATEIKQHPFFEGVNWALIRCTAPPEIPKPIEIDLPGKKVPVASSSEKKFAEADSKSGGNYLDFDFF, from the exons ATGGCAACATCCAGATCATCAGAAGCGAATTTCAAACAGTCATGCAAGCCAGCCTCTTTTCAGGCACCGGGATCATCCTCCATCAAGAACATATCCGTAGAAGGAATCACCGAGGCGCTAGATGCAACTAGCTTGAAGCAAACAGCAATAGTTGGTACTTCTAGAATACAAGAAGCAGGTCCTAAGAAACAAAAGTTGAAGGATGTTGGCATTTCACGGGTCCCAGAAGCAGCTCATCAGAAGCCACCATTGAAGGGTGCGGTGAATAATCCATTATTTGAAGCAGGCTCATTACAATCACCTACTGTCAAATGTGGAACTAGAGTAGAGTCTGTTACTCAGGGAACTGCCAGAAGTActatgaagcattcatcaagaGAAACATCAGAAACAAGGaatctcaatcttgcaattgaTGAATCTATGATTCCACAAAACACAAAAGCAGATCATACAAATCAATTGCCACGTGCAAATGGCACCCAGTCACTTGAAGCAAAAAAGCTGAAGCATTCACCGAGGGGGTGCATGGATATTTCCAAGGTAACTGGAGCATCATCTGTGACAGGTACTTCAGCATCATCAGCTTGTTGTAACTCACAGAAAGCTGAAGGTGTTTGTCATTCACCAGAAGGCTTGTCACCGGTTGGTTTTAGTGAACAAAACAAAGGATCATCTGAAGGGGATGAAAAAGGCACATGGGATGCTTCCTTGCCTACAAGCAGTAGTTTCAGTCCTCACAATAGCAGTGACAGCACAGGTGTTATGACAGCACCAAGTAGTGTTAAAAATAGCTCAAGTGCAAAATTAAGTGATGGTACCAGCAGTGTGGCTAATTCTATACCAAAGACTAGTGAAAGTGCCAAAGTTAGTGAAAAGGGAGATTTTATTGAAAGTGCAAAGAGTAGTGTTTGCAGAGGTAGCAATAGCAGTGGAGTCAGTGATGAAAGCACCTGCAGCAGTTTAAGTAGTAGCGCCAACAAGCCTCACAAGTCCAATGATCCAAGATGGGAATCCATACGAGCAGTTAGAATGCGGGATGGAATTTTGGGATTAAGCCATTTCAGATTGCTTAAGAAGCTAGGGTGTGGCGACATAGGCAGTGTTTATCTTTCAGAACTGAGTGGTACAAGATGCTACTTTGCAATGAAGGTGATGGACAAAGGCTCTCTGGCAAGTCgaaaaaagttgctgagagctcaAACTGAAAGAGAAATACTGCAATCTCTGGATCATCCTTTTCTCCCTACATTATACACTCACTTTGAGACAGACAGGTTCTCATGCCTGGTTATGGAGTATTGTCCAGGAGGAGATTTGCACACTCTTCGCCAACGACAACCAGGAAAACACTTCTCTGAGCAAGCAGTACG ATTTTATGTCGCAGAGGTTCTTCTAGCTTTGGAATATCTACATATGCTAGGAGTTGTTTACAGAGACCTTAAACCAGAAAATGTACTTGTAAGGGAGGATGGGCATATCATGCTCTCAGATTTTGATCTATCTTTAAGGTGTGTTGTTAGCCCTACACTGGTGAAGTCATCATCTGTTGATGTAGAATTATCGAAGAAAATTCCAGCGTATTGTGTTCAACCTGCTTGCATTGAACCCTCATGTGTCCAACCAGTATGTGTCCAGCCTTCTTGCATACAGCCAACTTGCTTTGTACCTCGTTTGTTTCCAAGCAAGTCAAAGAAGATACGAAAACCCAAAAATGATGTGGGTAATCAAGTGACTCCTCTTCCAGAGCTTATTGCGGAGCCTACGAGCGCTCGATCTATGTCATTTGTAGGAACCCATGAATATTTAGCCCCTGAGATTATTAAAGGAGAAGGTCATGGGAGTGCTGTAGATTGGTGGACTTTTGGGATATTTCTATATGAACTAATGTTTGGAAAGACACCCTTTAAGGGATCAGGTAATCGTGCTACACTCTTTAATGTGGTAGGGCAACCGCTCAGGTTTCCCGAATCCCCGACAGTAAGTTTTGCAGCCAGGGATTTGATCAGGGGTTTACTGGTGAAGGAGCCTCAACATCGGTTAGCCTTTAAACGTGGAGCCACTGAAATTAAACAGCATCCTTTCTTTGAGGGTGTAAATTGGGCTCTTATCAGGTGCACTGCTCCCCCTGAAATTCCAAAGCCTATTGAGATTGATTTGCCTGGAAAGAAAGTGCCAGTAGCTTCCTCCAGTGAAAAGAAATTTGCTGAGGCTGATTCAAAATCTGGCGGTAATTATCTGGATTTTGATTTCTTTTGA